A single Bos mutus isolate GX-2022 chromosome 25, NWIPB_WYAK_1.1, whole genome shotgun sequence DNA region contains:
- the ZP3 gene encoding zona pellucida sperm-binding protein 3 translates to MGPRSRLFVCFLLWGSTELCSPQPFWDDETERFRPSKPPAVMVECQEAQLVVTVDKDLFGTGKLIRPADLTLGPHNCEPLASADTDGVVRFAVGLHECGNILQVTDNALVYSTFLLHNPRPAGNLSILRTNRAEVPIECHYPRQGNVSSWAIQPTWVPFRTTVFSEEKLVFSLRLMEENWSAEKMTPTFQLGDRAHLQAQVHTGSHVPLRLFVDHCVATLTPDWSTSPYHTIVDFHGCLVDGLTDASSAFKAPRPRPEILQFTVDVFHFANDSRNMIYITCHLKVTPVDRVPDQLNKACSFRKSSNRWSPVEGPTDICRCCSKGRCGISGRSMRLSHREGRPVPRSRRHVTEEADVTVGPLIFLRKMNDRGAEGPTSSPPLVMLGLGLATVMTLTLAAIVLGLTGRLRAASHPVCPVSASQ, encoded by the exons ATGGGGCCGCGCTCTAGGCTGTTCGTCTGCTTTCTGCTCTGGGGAAGCACAGAGCTCTGCAGCCCCCAGCCCTTCTGGGATGATGAAACCGAGCGCTTCAGGCCATCAAAGCCGCCCGCCGTGATGGTGGAGTGTCAGGAGGCCCAGCTGGTGGTCACGGTCGACAAAGACCTTTTCGGCACCGGGAAGCTCATCCGGCCTGCGGACCTCACCCTGGGCCCCCACAACTGTGAGCCGCTGGCCTCCGCGGACACGGATGGCGTGGTTAGGTTTGCGGTCGGGCTGCACGAGTGTGGCAACATCTTGCAG GTGACTGACAATGCCCTGGTGTACAGCACTTTCCTGCTCCACAACCCCCGCCCTGCAGGAAACCTGTCCATCCTGAGGACTAACCGCGCAGAGGTCCCCATCGAGTGCCACTACCCCAG GCAGGGCAATGTGAGTAGCTGGGCCATCCAGCCCACCTGGGTGCCATTCAGGACCACGGTGTTCTCGGAGGAGAAGCTGGTTTTCTCTCTGCGCCTGATGGAGG AGAACTGGAGCGCCGAGAAGATGACGCCCACCTTCCAGCTGGGAGACAGAGCCCACCTCCAGGCCCAAGTGCACACTGGCAGCCACGTGCCCCTGCGGCTGTTTGTGGACCACTGCGTGGCCACGCTGACGCCAGACTGGAGCACCTCCCCTTACCACACCATCGTGGACTTCCATGG TTGTCTCGTCGATGGTCTCACCGATGCCTCGTCTGCTTTCAAAGCACCCAGACCCAGACCGGAGATCCTCCAGTTCACAGTGGATGTGTTCCATTTTGCTAATGACTCCAGAAACATG ATATATATCACCTGCCACCTGAAGGTCACTCCGGTTGACCGAGTCCCGGACCAACTAAACAAAGCCTGTTCCTTCCGTAAGTCCTCCAACAG GTGGTCCCCGGTTGAAGGCCCCACTGACATCTGTCGATGCTGTAGCAAGGGGCGCTGTGGCATTTCAGGCCGTTCCATGAGGCTGTCCCACCGGGAGGGCAGGCCTGTTCCCCGAAGTCGCAGGCACG TGACGGAGGAAGCAGACGTCACTGTGGGGCCGTTGATCTTCCTGAGGAAGATGAATGACCGTGGTGCGGAAGggcccacctcctctccccctcTGGTGATGCTGGGCTTAGGCCTGGCTACTGTGATGACCTTGACTCTGGCTGCCATTGTCCTGGGTCTCACTGGGAGGCTTCGGGCTGCTTCTCACCCCGTGTGCCCTGTGTCTGCTTCccaataa